The following are encoded in a window of Deinococcus aerolatus genomic DNA:
- a CDS encoding GGDEF domain-containing protein has translation MVPPDGRQDARHRSDTFSPAISMTPSAASNRALRRVYLLMLGIVILALTMSTAARQQAGIPEFFVQVVTPPLIVVFGAVMVWLLLGRALRVAETVMVWAAGLASLANVTAFSVTQQPPTYYLNSGPYLSILVAFTFLLLIHTRPRTGHLALGLLAVSLALPWIFQNESVTGHPLDLLRLQVNITATAVMIYLLSWYRTQHLSSLQRQQLLAALAYSDPLTGLPNRRGLMVEAAGHSGQQDQPDALLLVDIDHFKVINDRHGHAVGDEVLILAAALLARVTGRQGTVGRWGGDEFLVLLPGMDAAAAQGHAERLVRTFQEQPWPHGLNITVSVGGAQLQTPGTHDADLARADAALYHAKALGRNRSAVFDQLDEQTRQQLLDGARSAPDLRPA, from the coding sequence ATGGTGCCTCCAGACGGCAGACAGGACGCGCGGCACCGGTCTGACACGTTTTCCCCGGCTATATCCATGACACCGTCGGCGGCCTCGAACCGGGCGCTGCGGCGGGTGTACCTGCTGATGCTGGGAATCGTGATCCTTGCTCTGACCATGTCCACCGCCGCACGGCAGCAGGCGGGTATTCCGGAGTTTTTCGTTCAGGTCGTGACGCCCCCCCTGATTGTGGTGTTCGGGGCCGTTATGGTCTGGCTGCTGCTGGGCCGCGCGCTGCGCGTCGCCGAAACCGTCATGGTCTGGGCTGCGGGCCTGGCATCACTGGCCAACGTGACAGCTTTCTCAGTGACGCAGCAGCCGCCCACGTATTACCTCAATTCGGGGCCGTACCTGAGCATACTGGTGGCCTTTACCTTTTTGCTGCTGATTCACACCCGTCCCCGCACTGGACATCTGGCCCTGGGGCTGCTGGCCGTGTCGCTGGCACTGCCCTGGATCTTTCAAAACGAATCCGTGACCGGCCACCCACTGGACCTGTTGCGACTACAGGTCAACATCACGGCCACCGCCGTCATGATCTACCTGCTGTCGTGGTACCGCACCCAGCACCTGTCCTCGTTGCAGCGTCAGCAGCTGCTGGCGGCCCTGGCATATTCGGACCCGCTCACGGGCCTGCCCAACCGGCGGGGCCTGATGGTGGAGGCCGCCGGGCACAGCGGGCAACAGGACCAGCCGGACGCGCTACTGCTGGTAGACATCGATCATTTCAAGGTGATCAACGACCGCCACGGCCACGCGGTTGGGGACGAGGTGCTGATCCTGGCCGCCGCACTCCTGGCGCGGGTCACGGGCCGCCAGGGCACCGTGGGCCGCTGGGGCGGCGACGAGTTCCTGGTCCTGCTGCCCGGCATGGACGCGGCGGCCGCCCAGGGCCACGCCGAGAGGCTGGTCCGCACCTTTCAGGAGCAGCCCTGGCCGCACGGCCTGAACATCACGGTCAGCGTGGGGGGCGCCCAGCTCCAGACCCCCGGCACCCACGACGCCGATCTGGCGCGGGCCGACGCCGCCCTGTACCACGCCAAGGCACTGGGGCGTAACCGCAGCGCCGTCTTCGACCAGCTCGACGAGCAGACTAGGCAGCAGCTGCTGGACGGTGCTCGCTCCGCCCCTGACCTGCGCCCCGCCTGA
- a CDS encoding U32 family peptidase produces MLRPRIKPEVMSPVGGFPQLKAAVEAGADAVFFGVNPERGPDQAIRGRADGAGFHARAKVGFDAEALPEIMRGLHARGVQGFVTFNVLVFDRELRDAERQLMALAEAGVDALIVQDHGVARLARQICPDLPIHGSTQMSITSAEGAEHARRFGASRVVLGRELSLRDIERIAAQTDVELETFVHGALCVSYSGQCFSSEAWGGRSANRGQCAQACRLPYDLLVDGEQRDLGDARYLLSPGDLYALHQVPELVRIGVNCLKIEGRYKDAEFVALTTAAYRQAVDEAWAGLPLTITPQQEQDLEQVYSRGLAPHFMAGTNHQTVVRGRAPRHRGVRVGTVRGVTERGVLAELSEPLKPGDGLVFDPANWRAPEGREEGGFLYGLWQDGQQAGDVRSGGVYELRFGRGAVDGSRVRVGDPVWRTHDPSLNARVKPLIEAGDPVYTRPVSAQFVGHVGQPPQLTLTDEAGRSFTARLPEPLSPARNRALDEANLREQLGKLGGTGYHLSALDVSLRGEGFLPVSALNGLRREVVDGLTALRAQAPARRIGEVLGGLAAEPSRLPAGGGPAEPRLHVLVRTPEQLDAALEQAPDSITLDYLELYGLKPSVERVRAAGIEVRVASPRILKPTEQNLQKFLLSLDAGILVRSGGLLEGLQGTGDTRLTGDFSLNAANVLTARALLELGLDRLTPTHDLNAQQITELAGLVGPERLEVIAYGHLPVFHTEHCVFCRFLSDGTDYTNCGHPCETHRVALRDERGRSHPVMADVGCRNTVFEGRPQVAAAHLTGWLEAGLRHLRLEFVHESPQQVREVIGAHRAFLNGEVRAAELESSLSRLAEGGTTEGSLFVPHDFGLLDALPVL; encoded by the coding sequence ATGTTGCGTCCCCGTATCAAGCCTGAAGTGATGAGTCCAGTGGGAGGCTTTCCCCAGCTGAAGGCAGCGGTGGAGGCCGGGGCCGACGCCGTGTTCTTTGGCGTCAACCCGGAGCGCGGGCCAGATCAGGCCATACGGGGCCGGGCGGACGGCGCAGGCTTTCACGCGCGGGCCAAGGTGGGCTTCGACGCCGAGGCGCTGCCCGAGATCATGCGCGGTCTGCACGCGCGCGGGGTGCAGGGTTTCGTGACGTTTAACGTGCTGGTCTTTGACCGTGAGCTGCGCGACGCCGAACGCCAGCTGATGGCGCTGGCCGAGGCCGGGGTGGACGCCCTGATCGTGCAGGACCACGGCGTGGCGCGGCTGGCCCGGCAGATCTGCCCGGACCTGCCCATCCACGGCTCCACCCAGATGAGCATCACCAGCGCCGAGGGGGCCGAGCACGCCCGCCGGTTCGGAGCCAGCCGGGTGGTGCTGGGCCGTGAGCTGAGCCTGCGCGACATCGAGCGCATTGCCGCACAGACCGACGTGGAGCTGGAAACCTTCGTTCACGGGGCGCTGTGCGTATCCTATTCCGGCCAGTGCTTTTCCTCCGAGGCGTGGGGAGGTCGCAGCGCCAACCGGGGCCAGTGCGCCCAGGCCTGCCGCCTGCCGTATGACCTGCTGGTGGACGGCGAGCAGCGCGATCTGGGCGACGCCCGCTACCTGCTGTCGCCGGGCGACCTGTACGCGCTGCATCAGGTGCCGGAACTGGTGCGGATCGGCGTGAACTGCCTGAAGATCGAGGGCCGCTACAAGGACGCCGAGTTCGTGGCCCTGACCACCGCCGCATACCGGCAGGCTGTGGACGAGGCGTGGGCGGGCCTGCCGCTGACCATCACGCCGCAGCAGGAACAGGATCTGGAACAGGTGTACTCGCGCGGCCTGGCCCCGCACTTCATGGCCGGCACCAACCACCAGACGGTGGTGCGCGGGCGGGCGCCCAGGCACCGCGGCGTGCGGGTGGGCACCGTGCGCGGCGTGACCGAGCGCGGCGTGCTGGCTGAACTCTCGGAGCCGCTCAAACCCGGCGACGGTCTGGTCTTCGATCCCGCCAACTGGCGTGCCCCGGAGGGCCGCGAGGAGGGCGGCTTCCTGTACGGGCTGTGGCAGGACGGCCAGCAGGCAGGGGACGTGCGTTCTGGCGGCGTCTATGAACTGCGTTTCGGGCGCGGCGCGGTGGACGGCTCACGCGTGCGCGTGGGCGATCCGGTGTGGCGCACCCACGACCCCAGCCTGAACGCCCGCGTCAAACCGCTGATCGAGGCGGGCGATCCGGTGTATACCCGCCCGGTCAGCGCGCAGTTCGTGGGCCACGTCGGGCAGCCCCCGCAGCTGACCCTGACCGACGAGGCGGGCCGCAGCTTTACCGCCCGCCTGCCGGAGCCGCTGTCGCCCGCCCGCAACCGGGCGCTGGACGAGGCAAACCTGCGTGAACAGCTGGGCAAGCTGGGCGGCACCGGCTACCATCTGTCGGCCCTGGACGTGAGCCTGCGCGGCGAGGGCTTTCTGCCGGTCAGCGCCCTGAACGGCCTGCGGCGCGAGGTGGTGGACGGCCTCACGGCCTTGCGGGCGCAGGCCCCGGCGCGGCGGATCGGTGAGGTGCTGGGCGGCCTCGCGGCGGAGCCGTCCCGTCTCCCGGCAGGGGGTGGGCCGGCAGAACCGCGCCTGCACGTCCTGGTCCGCACGCCCGAGCAGCTGGACGCGGCGCTGGAGCAGGCGCCGGACTCCATCACGCTGGATTACCTGGAACTGTACGGCCTCAAGCCCAGCGTGGAGCGGGTCAGGGCCGCCGGCATTGAGGTGCGGGTGGCGAGCCCGCGCATCCTCAAGCCCACCGAGCAGAACCTGCAGAAGTTCCTGCTGTCGCTGGACGCCGGGATTCTGGTGCGCAGCGGCGGGCTGCTCGAAGGCCTGCAAGGAACCGGGGACACCCGGTTGACCGGAGACTTCTCGCTGAACGCCGCCAACGTCCTGACCGCCCGCGCCCTGCTGGAACTGGGCCTGGACCGGCTGACCCCCACGCATGACCTGAACGCGCAGCAGATCACGGAACTGGCCGGGCTGGTAGGGCCGGAGCGGCTGGAGGTCATCGCCTACGGCCACCTGCCGGTCTTCCACACCGAGCACTGCGTGTTCTGCCGTTTCCTGTCAGACGGCACCGATTACACCAACTGCGGTCACCCGTGCGAAACACACCGCGTGGCCCTGCGCGACGAGCGTGGGCGCAGCCACCCGGTCATGGCCGACGTGGGCTGCCGCAACACGGTGTTCGAGGGCCGCCCGCAGGTGGCCGCCGCGCACCTGACCGGCTGGCTGGAGGCGGGCCTGCGTCACCTGCGCCTGGAATTCGTTCACGAGTCGCCGCAGCAGGTGCGCGAGGTGATCGGTGCCCACCGCGCCTTCCTGAACGGCGAGGTTCGCGCCGCCGAACTGGAGTCGAGCCTGTCACGGCTGGCGGAGGGCGGCACCACCGAGGGCAGCCTGTTTGTGCCGCACGACTTCGGACTGCTGGACGCCCTGCCGGTCCTGTAG
- a CDS encoding nucleotidyltransferase family protein, translating into MLPEPRRVAGVLLAAGRSTRMGRPKQLAVLGGHPLCLYAAQALAGVYAPLLAVIPPGEVGEGVRAALAGLPFAFAVNPHPERGLASSFRVAAAHLPPGLDGAAFALADMPLVGGAQHAALLSAFQATNAPVVMAAYGEGDGAVRAPPHLLRAHLLPHLLTLPDADHGPRRVIAAQGRAALTLNVPAALLLDVDTPEGLAQAEAALKERG; encoded by the coding sequence ATGCTTCCCGAACCCCGGCGCGTCGCGGGCGTCCTGCTGGCGGCGGGCCGCAGCACCCGCATGGGCCGCCCCAAACAACTGGCAGTGCTGGGCGGGCACCCGCTGTGCCTGTACGCAGCGCAGGCGCTGGCCGGGGTGTATGCCCCGCTGCTGGCGGTCATCCCTCCCGGCGAGGTGGGCGAGGGCGTCCGCGCCGCGCTGGCGGGGCTGCCGTTCGCATTTGCCGTCAATCCGCATCCAGAACGGGGGCTGGCCTCGTCGTTCCGGGTGGCTGCCGCGCACCTGCCTCCCGGCCTGGACGGGGCGGCCTTTGCCCTGGCGGACATGCCGCTGGTTGGGGGAGCCCAGCACGCGGCGCTGCTCTCGGCCTTTCAGGCGACGAACGCCCCGGTCGTGATGGCGGCCTACGGGGAGGGCGACGGCGCCGTGCGTGCGCCGCCGCATCTGCTGCGGGCCCACCTTCTGCCCCACCTGCTGACCCTGCCCGACGCGGACCACGGGCCCCGTCGGGTGATCGCGGCGCAGGGCAGGGCCGCGCTGACACTGAATGTTCCCGCCGCCCTGCTGCTGGATGTGGACACGCCGGAGGGGCTGGCGCAGGCCGAGGCCGCCCTGAAGGAGAGGGGCTGA
- a CDS encoding putative ABC transporter permease subunit — MTTRPAPTAQRLRPPSLLNLKLTALRHTLRRGPKWGYAFIAVLAVLLVWGEVYGTWRALSFLGTFGSIGTNVFARVLEIGLITLSSGVTFSATTAAISTLYLSEDLNFLLTQPIKTWRVFALKVTETFLNTALVPTLLTLPLLLTLGVYFHAPPWAYPLMALTALLTFAAPVGLGALLAVGLMRFAPVGRVREVSTGLGVLISAALVYAVRALRPEVLIQKMQDPAQFETLLKNFASPGSPFLPPVWASQGIWGAAQGRLEPALLPLLLLTAGLLAAATALATRAYQDGWARALDSSTPRLDPSPRRASPAERLFARLGPAGSLAYKDLRVTLRDPTQWSQLLVVVALAGVYLVSVRAVPIPVPQFRGILGYVQLAFQGFIVSGVAVRLAFPAVSTEAKAYWLLRTSPISARQIVLSKFCGVLPVTLTLGLVLSVASALSMDLGPTLLLLSVLVSVSNAFVITALGVGLGAAAPRFDADNPAEIGVSPGGLAFMGLSLAYSVLCLGLLARPAAGSVLRPDLFPGLSALGTPEGVLGLVGLGVATVLGAWLSLRLGWRRLDALE, encoded by the coding sequence ATGACCACCCGCCCCGCCCCCACAGCCCAGCGTCTGCGCCCGCCCAGCCTGCTGAACCTCAAGCTGACTGCCCTGCGCCACACGCTCAGGCGGGGGCCGAAATGGGGCTACGCCTTCATCGCGGTGCTGGCCGTGCTGCTGGTCTGGGGCGAGGTCTACGGCACCTGGCGGGCGCTGAGTTTCCTGGGGACCTTCGGCAGCATCGGCACCAATGTCTTCGCCCGCGTGCTGGAAATCGGCCTGATCACCCTGTCGAGCGGCGTGACCTTCAGCGCCACCACCGCCGCCATCTCCACGCTGTACCTCAGCGAGGACCTGAACTTCCTGCTGACCCAGCCGATTAAAACCTGGCGCGTCTTTGCCCTGAAGGTCACCGAGACGTTTCTGAACACGGCCCTGGTGCCCACCCTCCTGACCCTTCCGCTGCTGCTGACCCTGGGCGTGTACTTCCACGCGCCCCCGTGGGCCTACCCGCTGATGGCGTTGACGGCCCTGCTGACCTTTGCCGCCCCGGTGGGCCTGGGCGCGCTGCTGGCGGTGGGGTTGATGCGCTTTGCCCCGGTGGGCCGCGTGCGCGAGGTCAGCACCGGCCTGGGCGTGCTGATCAGCGCCGCGCTGGTCTACGCCGTCCGTGCCCTGCGCCCCGAGGTGCTGATCCAGAAGATGCAGGACCCGGCGCAGTTTGAGACGCTGCTGAAGAACTTCGCCAGTCCGGGGAGCCCGTTCCTGCCGCCGGTGTGGGCTTCCCAGGGAATCTGGGGCGCGGCACAGGGCCGGCTGGAGCCCGCGCTGCTGCCGCTGCTGCTGCTGACCGCTGGACTGCTGGCCGCCGCCACCGCCCTGGCCACCCGCGCCTACCAGGACGGCTGGGCGCGGGCGCTGGATTCCAGCACGCCCCGGCTGGACCCGTCGCCCCGGCGGGCCTCCCCGGCCGAACGCCTGTTTGCCCGCCTTGGCCCCGCCGGCAGCCTCGCGTACAAGGACCTGCGCGTGACTCTGCGCGATCCGACCCAGTGGAGCCAGTTGCTCGTGGTGGTGGCGCTGGCCGGGGTGTATCTGGTCAGCGTGCGGGCCGTGCCGATTCCGGTGCCGCAGTTCCGGGGCATTCTGGGCTATGTGCAGCTGGCCTTCCAGGGCTTCATCGTCTCGGGCGTGGCGGTGCGGCTGGCCTTTCCCGCCGTCAGCACCGAGGCCAAGGCGTACTGGCTGCTGAGAACCAGCCCGATCAGCGCCCGGCAGATTGTGCTGAGCAAGTTCTGCGGCGTGCTGCCGGTCACGCTCACGCTGGGGCTGGTCCTGAGCGTGGCCAGCGCCCTGAGCATGGATCTGGGGCCGACGCTGCTGCTCCTGAGCGTGCTGGTCAGCGTCAGCAACGCCTTCGTGATCACCGCGCTGGGCGTGGGCCTGGGCGCGGCGGCCCCCAGGTTTGACGCCGACAACCCGGCGGAAATCGGCGTCAGTCCCGGCGGGCTGGCCTTTATGGGCCTGAGTCTGGCGTACTCGGTGCTGTGCCTGGGGCTGCTGGCACGTCCGGCGGCGGGCAGCGTGCTGCGGCCCGATCTGTTTCCCGGACTGTCGGCCCTGGGCACCCCCGAGGGCGTGCTGGGGCTGGTCGGTCTGGGTGTGGCAACAGTGCTGGGGGCGTGGCTCAGCCTGCGGCTGGGCTGGCGGCGGCTGGACGCGCTGGAATAG
- a CDS encoding ABC transporter ATP-binding protein, whose translation MIEVSHYSKRYGAHQAVQDLSFTVPPGAVFGLLGSNGAGKTTTIRALVGLTRPTSGTVRVAGYDVWKDPLKAKAAFGYIPDRPYLYGKLTARELLRFVGQLYTVDGADAEIDRWLALFRLEDFGNEPIETFSHGMRQKVAIISAMLPDPGVLIVDEPMVGLDPHAARQVRELLRAHADRGRTVLLTTHSLPLAEAVCDRLVVLDRGRVLGEGTMDQLRARTGTEAGGVHGDSLERIFFRLVEEEQEVARQRREGVAG comes from the coding sequence ATGATCGAGGTCAGCCATTACAGCAAGCGCTACGGCGCGCATCAGGCGGTGCAGGACCTCAGCTTCACGGTGCCGCCGGGGGCCGTGTTCGGCCTGCTGGGCAGCAACGGGGCGGGGAAGACCACCACCATCCGCGCCCTGGTGGGTCTGACCCGCCCCACCTCCGGTACCGTGCGCGTGGCCGGCTATGACGTGTGGAAAGACCCGCTGAAGGCCAAGGCTGCCTTCGGCTACATCCCGGACCGTCCGTACCTGTACGGCAAGCTGACCGCCCGAGAGTTGCTGCGCTTCGTGGGGCAGCTGTACACAGTTGACGGGGCCGACGCCGAGATCGACCGCTGGCTGGCCCTGTTCCGGCTGGAAGACTTCGGCAACGAGCCCATCGAGACGTTCTCACATGGGATGAGGCAGAAGGTGGCGATCATCTCGGCCATGCTGCCCGATCCCGGCGTGCTGATCGTGGATGAGCCAATGGTGGGCCTGGACCCCCACGCCGCCCGACAGGTGCGCGAACTGCTGCGCGCCCACGCCGACCGGGGCCGCACCGTGCTGCTGACCACACACAGCCTGCCGCTGGCCGAGGCCGTGTGTGACCGGCTGGTGGTGCTGGACCGGGGGCGCGTGCTGGGCGAGGGCACGATGGACCAGTTGCGCGCCCGCACCGGCACCGAGGCCGGGGGCGTGCACGGCGACAGCCTGGAACGCATCTTCTTCCGCCTGGTCGAGGAGGAGCAGGAGGTGGCGCGGCAGCGGCGGGAAGGGGTGGCGGGATGA
- a CDS encoding class I SAM-dependent RNA methyltransferase yields the protein MSEAAPQPEVLTLTIEKLVAGGLGLSRDEGGVVLVRGALPGERVRASVRAGRGVRQGVTLEVLDASPDRVDGPRLPTADLAHASYAAQLRYKRDFVQEALSRIAKLEHPVNETVPSPSEWHYRNTAQYLVTPAGLAYRERRGNDPLVVGEDPLVMEAISAVVSKIDPVHLDPATEVAFRASALTGEVVAALIGAGEPRVFLRASDHLMDAGVVGVSLAQPAGRRFSAGVRLIAGEADVREQFGRVQVSVSATGFAQVNPAAAGLAYLRAAELAGKGEHAVDLYGGAGAIGRHLAPNFRRVTVLDASPEALARGRQDVAESVAAGGAEANVTYRDGDAARFSELGTDVIVVDPPRAGLEEGARVHIDSSTADRLVYISCDPATWARDVGDLTRRGWKLGEVTPHDFYPQTSHIEIVSVLNR from the coding sequence ATGTCTGAAGCTGCCCCCCAACCTGAAGTGTTAACCCTGACGATAGAGAAACTCGTGGCCGGGGGTCTGGGGCTGTCCCGCGACGAGGGCGGCGTGGTGCTGGTGCGCGGCGCGCTGCCCGGCGAACGCGTGCGGGCCAGCGTGCGTGCGGGCCGGGGCGTGCGGCAGGGCGTGACCCTGGAGGTGCTGGACGCCAGCCCGGACCGGGTGGACGGCCCGCGGCTGCCCACCGCCGATCTGGCCCACGCCTCCTACGCCGCGCAGCTGCGCTACAAGCGCGACTTCGTGCAAGAGGCGCTGAGCCGCATTGCCAAGCTGGAGCACCCGGTGAACGAGACCGTGCCCAGCCCCAGCGAGTGGCACTACCGCAACACCGCGCAGTATCTGGTCACGCCCGCGGGGCTGGCCTACCGCGAGCGGCGCGGCAACGATCCGCTGGTGGTGGGCGAGGACCCGCTGGTCATGGAGGCCATCTCGGCGGTCGTGAGCAAGATTGACCCGGTTCATCTGGACCCCGCCACCGAGGTGGCCTTCCGCGCCAGCGCCCTGACCGGTGAGGTGGTGGCCGCCCTGATCGGGGCCGGCGAGCCGCGCGTGTTCCTGCGCGCCAGCGATCACCTGATGGACGCCGGGGTGGTGGGCGTCTCACTCGCGCAGCCGGCCGGCCGCCGCTTCAGCGCGGGCGTGCGCCTGATCGCCGGCGAGGCCGACGTGCGCGAACAGTTCGGGCGCGTGCAGGTCAGCGTGAGCGCCACCGGCTTCGCGCAGGTCAACCCGGCGGCGGCGGGGCTGGCGTATCTGCGGGCCGCCGAGCTGGCCGGCAAGGGCGAGCACGCCGTTGACCTGTACGGCGGCGCGGGCGCGATTGGCCGGCACCTGGCCCCCAACTTCCGGCGCGTCACGGTGCTGGACGCCTCGCCCGAGGCCCTGGCGCGTGGTCGGCAGGACGTGGCCGAGAGTGTCGCGGCGGGCGGGGCAGAGGCCAACGTCACGTACCGCGACGGCGACGCCGCCCGCTTCAGCGAACTGGGCACCGACGTGATCGTGGTGGACCCCCCGCGTGCCGGGCTGGAGGAAGGGGCGCGCGTGCACATCGATTCCAGCACGGCGGACCGGCTGGTGTACATCTCCTGCGATCCAGCCACCTGGGCACGCGACGTGGGTGACCTGACCCGGCGCGGCTGGAAGCTGGGCGAGGTCACGCCGCACGACTTCTACCCGCAGACCAGCCACATCGAGATCGTCAGCGTGCTGAACCGCTGA
- a CDS encoding ankyrin repeat domain-containing protein, with translation MSADADPHAQPQATPATEATDAEVLDIMQSAFEAARNGDAGFLNTWLGRGLPPNLQNTRGDTLLMLAAYHSHIGAVRTLLDHGADPDILNDQGQTPLMGAAFRGDQATAELLVERGAGLDVAAPGGRTALMMAAMFGRMDMLNWLLELGADPRVRDGGGASAADAARVMGAADTAARLDAVMAARGDGTPAE, from the coding sequence ATGTCCGCCGACGCCGATCCGCACGCCCAGCCTCAAGCCACGCCGGCCACCGAAGCCACTGACGCCGAGGTGCTGGACATCATGCAGTCGGCCTTCGAGGCGGCGCGCAACGGGGACGCCGGGTTTCTGAACACCTGGCTGGGGCGCGGCCTGCCGCCCAACCTTCAGAACACACGCGGCGACACGCTGCTGATGCTGGCCGCATACCACAGCCACATCGGCGCTGTCCGCACCCTGCTGGACCACGGGGCCGATCCCGACATTCTGAACGATCAGGGGCAGACCCCGCTGATGGGCGCGGCCTTCCGGGGCGATCAGGCCACCGCCGAACTGCTCGTCGAGCGCGGCGCGGGGCTGGACGTGGCCGCACCCGGCGGCAGGACAGCCCTGATGATGGCCGCGATGTTTGGCCGCATGGACATGTTGAACTGGCTGCTGGAGCTAGGCGCCGATCCCAGAGTACGCGACGGGGGCGGGGCCAGCGCCGCCGACGCGGCCCGCGTGATGGGCGCGGCAGACACGGCGGCGCGGCTGGACGCCGTGATGGCAGCCCGTGGGGACGGCACTCCTGCAGAGTGA
- a CDS encoding DUF402 domain-containing protein has protein sequence MLADAHPVKVERHDTATNCHHTNTGRRAVRTYRETPVGLFVARDFVGHPRIRHWQAHLLPALNLVVCHYSFHGHREHDFYIDVAQISREGAVWTVRDLYLDIVLHDGLGAEIADTDELLAAWEAGFLTSEDLQQAIEVAHQTVSGLARARYSLSHWLKGQALRLEWHGEVQAGLPGGTGTMVS, from the coding sequence ATGCTTGCTGACGCGCATCCGGTGAAGGTGGAACGGCACGACACGGCAACCAACTGTCACCACACCAATACCGGGCGCCGTGCGGTCAGAACGTACCGGGAAACCCCTGTGGGCCTGTTTGTGGCCCGCGATTTTGTGGGCCATCCGCGTATCCGCCACTGGCAGGCGCATCTGTTGCCCGCCCTGAATCTGGTGGTCTGCCATTACAGTTTTCACGGCCACCGTGAACACGACTTCTACATTGACGTGGCCCAGATCAGCCGGGAGGGCGCCGTCTGGACCGTGCGCGACCTGTACCTGGACATCGTGCTGCACGACGGTCTGGGAGCGGAAATCGCCGACACCGACGAACTGCTGGCCGCCTGGGAAGCGGGCTTTCTGACCTCCGAGGACCTGCAACAGGCCATTGAGGTGGCGCACCAGACCGTATCCGGGCTGGCCCGCGCCCGCTATTCCCTGAGCCACTGGCTGAAGGGACAGGCCCTGCGGCTGGAATGGCACGGCGAGGTCCAGGCCGGACTGCCGGGTGGGACCGGCACAATGGTGTCCTAG
- a CDS encoding SRPBCC family protein, giving the protein MKLNYSGQEQVKAAPAVVWAFVQDPERVARCLPDVQEVVVQDANHMEATVQVGVGMVRGKFKFKIEVLPDQDAGRVNVNVRGGGLGSVVDLTAGANVVDNGDGTTTLDWTGEASMRGPVASVGGRMLDVQAKKLIEKTFENMGTAMSAAGGTLA; this is encoded by the coding sequence ATGAAACTCAATTACTCAGGTCAGGAACAGGTCAAAGCCGCCCCCGCCGTGGTGTGGGCCTTCGTGCAGGACCCCGAACGGGTGGCCCGCTGCCTGCCCGACGTGCAGGAAGTCGTGGTGCAGGACGCCAACCACATGGAGGCCACCGTGCAGGTGGGCGTGGGCATGGTGCGCGGCAAGTTCAAGTTCAAGATCGAGGTGCTGCCTGACCAGGACGCCGGGCGCGTGAACGTCAACGTGCGCGGCGGCGGCCTGGGCAGCGTGGTGGACCTGACGGCAGGCGCGAACGTGGTGGACAACGGCGACGGCACCACCACCCTGGACTGGACCGGCGAGGCCAGCATGCGCGGCCCGGTAGCCTCGGTGGGCGGGCGCATGCTGGATGTCCAGGCCAAGAAGCTGATCGAGAAGACCTTCGAGAACATGGGCACGGCGATGAGCGCCGCCGGCGGGACTCTGGCGTAG